A stretch of the Larimichthys crocea isolate SSNF chromosome IX, L_crocea_2.0, whole genome shotgun sequence genome encodes the following:
- the spout1 gene encoding putative methyltransferase C9orf114 homolog isoform X2, with product MSAPVKRAQVISSQAEDRVDWKKRKAEVKEAQKQRNEAKLIKQLEKQKQQEAAEKAKLKQTQHRKGRAYTVSVALPGSVLDNAQSTELRTYLAGQIARACVVFCVDEIVVFDEQGEDVKSVEGEFKGVGKKGHACIQLARILQYLECPQYLRKWFFPKHQDLQYAGLLNPLDSPNHMRMDDESEYREGIVLDRPTKQGQGSLVNCGMRKDVRIDKQLQSGLRVTVQLNKTQNQENKLYKGVVVPPHVPRTEGGLYWGYTVRLASCLSAVFSESPYEEGYDVTVGTSERGSNVDQTTLSPFKHLLVVFGGLQGLEASVDSDQNLDVTDPSALFDLYLNTCPGQGSRTIRTEEAILVSMAALRQKITAAFSDVSSDLLKS from the exons ATGTCTGCCCCGGTGAAACGAGCCCAGGTGATCTCCTCTCAG GCCGAGGACAGAGTGGactggaagaagaggaaggcagAGG TAAAAGAGGCTCAGAAGCAAAGGAACGAGGCCAAGCTGATCAAACAGttggaaaagcagaaacaacaaGAGGCGGCAGAGAAAGCCAAACTCAAACAAACCCAACACAGAAAAG GTCGGGCTTACACGGTGAGTGTAGCTCTGCCGGGTTCTGTCCTGGATAACGCTCAGTCCACCGAACTTCGTACATACCTGGCCGGACAGATCGCCCGAGCCTGCGTCGTGTTCTGTGTCGACGAGATCGTCGTGTTTGATGAACAAGGGGAAGACGTCAA GAGCGTCGAAGGAGAGTTTAAAGGCGTCGGGAAGAAAGGTCACGCTTGTATTCAGCTCGCCAGAATACTTCAATACCTCGAATGTCCTCA GTATCTACGCAAGTGGTTTTTCCCAAAGCATCAAGATTTACAGTATGCAG GTTTGCTTAACCCTTTAGACAGCCCTAACCACATGAGGATGGACGACGAGTCAGAGTACCGGGAAGGAATCGTCCTCGACAGGCCGACCAAACAAGGACAAGGCTCGTTAGTCAACTGTGGAATGAGAAAG GATGTTCGGATCGATAAACAGCTGCAGTCCGGACTTCGCGTCACAGTTCAGCTCAATAAGACACAGAATCAAG AGAATAAACTATATAAAGGTGTGGTGGTGCCTCCTCATGTGCCCAGAACTGAAGGAGGTCTCTACTGGGGATACACTGTCCGCCTGGCATCTTGCCTCA GTGCAGTTTTCTCCGAAAGTCCTTATGAAGAAGGATACGATGTGACCGTCGGCACATCAGAGAGAGGCAGCAACGTGGACCAGACGACGCTGTCACCGTTCAA GCATCTCTTGGTCGTGTTCGGAGGTCTCCAGGGATTAGAGGCCAGCGTCGACTCTGACCAAAACCTGGATGTGACTGACCCCAGTGCTTTATTTGACCTCTACCTCAACACGTGCCCCGGACAGGGCAGCAGGACCATTCGCACAGAG GAGGCCATCTTAGTTTCCATGGCGGCGCTGAGACAGAAGATCACAGCCGCCTTTTCAGACGTGTCCAGTGATTTATTAAAGAGTTAG
- the spout1 gene encoding putative methyltransferase C9orf114 homolog isoform X1, producing MSAPVKRAQVISSQVSSSQAEDRVDWKKRKAEVKEAQKQRNEAKLIKQLEKQKQQEAAEKAKLKQTQHRKGRAYTVSVALPGSVLDNAQSTELRTYLAGQIARACVVFCVDEIVVFDEQGEDVKSVEGEFKGVGKKGHACIQLARILQYLECPQYLRKWFFPKHQDLQYAGLLNPLDSPNHMRMDDESEYREGIVLDRPTKQGQGSLVNCGMRKDVRIDKQLQSGLRVTVQLNKTQNQENKLYKGVVVPPHVPRTEGGLYWGYTVRLASCLSAVFSESPYEEGYDVTVGTSERGSNVDQTTLSPFKHLLVVFGGLQGLEASVDSDQNLDVTDPSALFDLYLNTCPGQGSRTIRTEEAILVSMAALRQKITAAFSDVSSDLLKS from the exons ATGTCTGCCCCGGTGAAACGAGCCCAGGTGATCTCCTCTCAGGTGAGTTCCTCTCAG GCCGAGGACAGAGTGGactggaagaagaggaaggcagAGG TAAAAGAGGCTCAGAAGCAAAGGAACGAGGCCAAGCTGATCAAACAGttggaaaagcagaaacaacaaGAGGCGGCAGAGAAAGCCAAACTCAAACAAACCCAACACAGAAAAG GTCGGGCTTACACGGTGAGTGTAGCTCTGCCGGGTTCTGTCCTGGATAACGCTCAGTCCACCGAACTTCGTACATACCTGGCCGGACAGATCGCCCGAGCCTGCGTCGTGTTCTGTGTCGACGAGATCGTCGTGTTTGATGAACAAGGGGAAGACGTCAA GAGCGTCGAAGGAGAGTTTAAAGGCGTCGGGAAGAAAGGTCACGCTTGTATTCAGCTCGCCAGAATACTTCAATACCTCGAATGTCCTCA GTATCTACGCAAGTGGTTTTTCCCAAAGCATCAAGATTTACAGTATGCAG GTTTGCTTAACCCTTTAGACAGCCCTAACCACATGAGGATGGACGACGAGTCAGAGTACCGGGAAGGAATCGTCCTCGACAGGCCGACCAAACAAGGACAAGGCTCGTTAGTCAACTGTGGAATGAGAAAG GATGTTCGGATCGATAAACAGCTGCAGTCCGGACTTCGCGTCACAGTTCAGCTCAATAAGACACAGAATCAAG AGAATAAACTATATAAAGGTGTGGTGGTGCCTCCTCATGTGCCCAGAACTGAAGGAGGTCTCTACTGGGGATACACTGTCCGCCTGGCATCTTGCCTCA GTGCAGTTTTCTCCGAAAGTCCTTATGAAGAAGGATACGATGTGACCGTCGGCACATCAGAGAGAGGCAGCAACGTGGACCAGACGACGCTGTCACCGTTCAA GCATCTCTTGGTCGTGTTCGGAGGTCTCCAGGGATTAGAGGCCAGCGTCGACTCTGACCAAAACCTGGATGTGACTGACCCCAGTGCTTTATTTGACCTCTACCTCAACACGTGCCCCGGACAGGGCAGCAGGACCATTCGCACAGAG GAGGCCATCTTAGTTTCCATGGCGGCGCTGAGACAGAAGATCACAGCCGCCTTTTCAGACGTGTCCAGTGATTTATTAAAGAGTTAG
- the kyat1 gene encoding kynurenine--oxoglutarate transaminase 1, protein MSIFTHLSTDLTLIRQSLTRNRHTIIMQRQLHAKRTHGVDKNVWVEFVQLAADHKAVNLGQGFPDFAPPKFVQEAFSKAVNGGPLMHQYTRAFGHPPLVKSLAKFFSRIVGHEIDPFEDILVTVGAYQALFCAFQALVDEGDEVIIIEPFFDCYQPMVKMVGGKAVYVPLRPRVEGTAGLSSGDWVLSPEELASKFTPRTKAIVINTPNNPLGKVYKTEELQVIADLCIKHNVLCFSDEVYEWLTYDGAKHVKIASLPGMWERTVTIGSGGKTFSATGWKVGWAIGSGHIVKHMKTIHQNTVYHCATAAQEAVSQGFEREYELFGTPESYFQQLPAMLHHKRKKLASCLQGVGLQPIMPEGGYFMTADISSVKVDLSSQSCEDEPTDYKFVKWLTKEKGLATMPVSAFYSPEHSKEFDKYIRFCFVKEDSTLDAAEDILKKWSQGQ, encoded by the exons ATGAGTATATTCACACATCTGTCCACAGATCTGACTTTAATTCGTCAAAGTTTGACCAGAAACCGACACACG ATAATCATGCAGAGACAGCTTCATGCAAAAAGGACACACGGTGTGGATAAAAACGTCTG GGTTGAATTCGTACAACTGGCAGCAGACCACAAAGCAGTGAACCTTGGACAAGGATTTCCAGACTTCGCCCCTCCCAAGTTTGTCCAGGAGGCTTTCTCTAAAGCTGTGAATGGAGGACCACTAATGCACCAGTACACCCGTGCTTTC GGACACCCCCCTCTTGTGAAAAGTCTGGCGAAATTCTTCAGTAGGATCGTGGGACATGAGATCGATCCCTTTGAGGACATTCTGGTCACAGTCGGAGCTTATCAGGCTCTCTTTTGTGCGTTTCAAGCTCTGGTTGACGAAGGAGATGAG GTTATAATCATTGAACCGTTCTTTGACTGCTACCAGCCAATGGTGAAAATGGTCGGAGGAAAGGCGGTGTACGTACCTCTGAGGCCG AGAGTTGAGGGCACCGCTGGCCTGTCAAGTGGAGACTGGGTTCTTTCTCCTGAGGAGCTGGCCAGTAAATTCACTCCACGCACAAAAGCCATCGTTATCAACACTCCCAACAACCCGTTAGGCAAG GTTTACAAGACCGAAGAGCTCCAAGTGATCGCTGATCTGTGCATCAAACACAATGTGCTGTGCTTCAGCGACGAGGTGTACGAGTGGCTGACTTACGACGGAGCCAAGCACGTAAAGATCG CGAGCCTACCCGGGATGTGGGAACGAACGGTCACTATTGGCAGCGGTGGAAAGACCTTCAGTGCTACAGGCTGGAAG GTTGGCTGGGCCATCGGCTCTGGGCATATCGTGAAACACATGAAGACCATCCATCAGAACACTGTTTACCACTGTGCTACAGCTGCTCAG GAGGCAGTATCTCAGGGATTTGAGAGAGAGTACGAGCTGTTTGGGACTCCGGAGAGTTACTTCCAGCAGCTGCCCGCGATGCTGCATCACAAGAGGAAGAAGCTGGCCTCGTGTCTGCAGGGCGTGGGTCTGCAGCCCATCATGCCCGAGGGAGGCTATTTCATGACCGCGGACATCTCTTCTGTCA AGGTGGATTTAAGTTCCCAGAGCTGTGAGGATGAACCCACTGACTATAAATTTGTTAAGTGGCTAACTAAAGAGAAG GGTTTGGCAACAATGCCCGTCTCCGCCTTCTACAGCCCCGAGCACAGCAAAGAGTTTGACAAATACATCCGCTTCTGTTTCGTCAAG GAGGACTCCACCCTGGATGCAGCAGAGGACATCTTGAAAAAGTGGAGTCAGGGACAGTAA
- the st6galnac6 gene encoding alpha-N-acetylgalactosaminide alpha-2,6-sialyltransferase 6: MGLKLTGKGQHSHRMVILAALFVLMTLLILYGSNNVIDEVYAPFHVATNHAVRSTDLKKWAGREGYVPVYGNKNMTLRCHHCALVTSSSHVLGTGAGEEIDRTECVIRMNDAPTMGYETDVGNQTSLRVVAHSSVFRVVRKPNEFLHRPDSNPVIIFWGPPSKIGKEAKGTLYRLIQRVSMTYTNLSCFSITASKMRRFDNLFHRETGRDRQKSHSWLSTGWFTMVIAIEICDNIKVYGMVPPNHCGKKNGSRKMPYHYYKPRGSDECVTYIQNEGGRRGNHHRFITEKHVFARWAKQYNITFIHPKW, from the exons ATGGGGCTCAAGCTCACTGGGAAG GGACAACATAGCCACAGGATGGTGATCTTGGCGGCCCTCTTCGTCCTCATGACACTCCTCATCCTGTACGGCTCCAACAATGTCATCGACGAAGTGTACGCTCCGTTTCACGTGGCCACAAATCACGCGGTCAGGTCCACAGATTTGAAGAAGTGGGCCGGGAGAGAAGGTTATGTGCCGGTTTACGGGAACAAG AATATGACCCTTCGCTGCCATCACTGTGCACTGGTGACGAGCTCCAGCCACGTCCTGGGCActggagcaggagaagagaTCGACCGTACGGAGTGCGTGATTCGTATGAATGACGCTCCCACGATGGGTTACGAGACTGATGTAGGGAACCAGACCTCTCTGAGGGTCGTGGCCCACTCCAGTGTGTTCAGGGTGGTTCGGAAGCCTAATGAGTTCTTACACCGGCCGGACAGCAACCCGGTGATCATCTTCTGGGGACCTCCAAGCAAGATTGGGAAGGAAGCCAAAGGAACCTTGTACAGATTGATCCAGAGAGTCAGCATGACCTACACCAATTTGTCTTGCTTCAGTATCACAGCCAGCAAGATGCGCCGTTTTGACAATCTGTTTCATAGAGAGACGGGACGAGATAG aCAAAAGTCTCACTCGTGGTTGAGCACAGGCTGGTTCACCATGGTGATAGCCATTGAGATATGTGACAACATCAAGGTATACGGGATGGTTCCACCCAACCACTGCGG AAAGAAAAATGGATCCAGAAAGATGCCCTACCACTACTACAAGCCCAGGGGGTCCGATGAATGTGTAACGTACATACAGAACGAGGGCGGCCGAAGAGGGAACCACCACCGCTTTATTACGGAGAAACACGTGTTTGCACGCTGGGCAAAACAGTACAACATCACCTTCATTCACCCCAAATGGTGA
- the spout1 gene encoding putative methyltransferase C9orf114 homolog isoform X3, with the protein MSAPVKRAQAEDRVDWKKRKAEVKEAQKQRNEAKLIKQLEKQKQQEAAEKAKLKQTQHRKGRAYTVSVALPGSVLDNAQSTELRTYLAGQIARACVVFCVDEIVVFDEQGEDVKSVEGEFKGVGKKGHACIQLARILQYLECPQYLRKWFFPKHQDLQYAGLLNPLDSPNHMRMDDESEYREGIVLDRPTKQGQGSLVNCGMRKDVRIDKQLQSGLRVTVQLNKTQNQENKLYKGVVVPPHVPRTEGGLYWGYTVRLASCLSAVFSESPYEEGYDVTVGTSERGSNVDQTTLSPFKHLLVVFGGLQGLEASVDSDQNLDVTDPSALFDLYLNTCPGQGSRTIRTEEAILVSMAALRQKITAAFSDVSSDLLKS; encoded by the exons ATGTCTGCCCCGGTGAAACGAGCCCAG GCCGAGGACAGAGTGGactggaagaagaggaaggcagAGG TAAAAGAGGCTCAGAAGCAAAGGAACGAGGCCAAGCTGATCAAACAGttggaaaagcagaaacaacaaGAGGCGGCAGAGAAAGCCAAACTCAAACAAACCCAACACAGAAAAG GTCGGGCTTACACGGTGAGTGTAGCTCTGCCGGGTTCTGTCCTGGATAACGCTCAGTCCACCGAACTTCGTACATACCTGGCCGGACAGATCGCCCGAGCCTGCGTCGTGTTCTGTGTCGACGAGATCGTCGTGTTTGATGAACAAGGGGAAGACGTCAA GAGCGTCGAAGGAGAGTTTAAAGGCGTCGGGAAGAAAGGTCACGCTTGTATTCAGCTCGCCAGAATACTTCAATACCTCGAATGTCCTCA GTATCTACGCAAGTGGTTTTTCCCAAAGCATCAAGATTTACAGTATGCAG GTTTGCTTAACCCTTTAGACAGCCCTAACCACATGAGGATGGACGACGAGTCAGAGTACCGGGAAGGAATCGTCCTCGACAGGCCGACCAAACAAGGACAAGGCTCGTTAGTCAACTGTGGAATGAGAAAG GATGTTCGGATCGATAAACAGCTGCAGTCCGGACTTCGCGTCACAGTTCAGCTCAATAAGACACAGAATCAAG AGAATAAACTATATAAAGGTGTGGTGGTGCCTCCTCATGTGCCCAGAACTGAAGGAGGTCTCTACTGGGGATACACTGTCCGCCTGGCATCTTGCCTCA GTGCAGTTTTCTCCGAAAGTCCTTATGAAGAAGGATACGATGTGACCGTCGGCACATCAGAGAGAGGCAGCAACGTGGACCAGACGACGCTGTCACCGTTCAA GCATCTCTTGGTCGTGTTCGGAGGTCTCCAGGGATTAGAGGCCAGCGTCGACTCTGACCAAAACCTGGATGTGACTGACCCCAGTGCTTTATTTGACCTCTACCTCAACACGTGCCCCGGACAGGGCAGCAGGACCATTCGCACAGAG GAGGCCATCTTAGTTTCCATGGCGGCGCTGAGACAGAAGATCACAGCCGCCTTTTCAGACGTGTCCAGTGATTTATTAAAGAGTTAG